AGGAGTTCCAAAATCCGGAGTATATGTAAACGAAATACTTGGTGTAAATACATGCCTGACCGCTCTTAAGAAACCTTTCTTAAATTGAACCATACCATACAAAGTTGTACCTATTGAAGTACTAAAATTAAAATCACGGGCTGCTTTAAACTTATATAATTCTTCAACAATTAACTGAGGAGGAATGGCTTCTCCATCAACATATACCGTATCTTGTTGATAATAAGCATTAGCATATTTTGAATACCATCTTTCATTATAATTTGCAGAAACAGAGAAATTCAACACTTTGAGAATATTGGTATTGAAACTTGCATTTAAAGTGTGCTTAATACCGTTTTTCATCTTATCAAGAATCGGTTCGGTTAATAGTAAAGTATCTATAGAAGTTATTTCATTTTTTCCTGCCATAGAATAATTAAAACTTATTTTTTCATACCAGCGGGTATTTCCTACTTGGACTTTTCTTTTGAACGGATATAACTTTGCCACTGAAAGAGAAAACTCAGGTAGAGTAAATGTCATTGACCGTGTTTTTGTATTTTGTGAATGCCCGAGGTTTATTGCAAGATTTACCTTGTTTTTTAGAAAAGAAGTTTGATAGGCAATACTCGACTTAAAAGTGCTTGATAAATAGTCGGTTGTTGTTGCGGGATTATATTTATTATAAGAACTAGTAAAGAAATTAACATCGGCACTAAAGTTATTATTTGGACGTGCTTTAGCATCTTGATTATGTTTCCAAGTGATTTTAAAATCGTTTCGAGAAGTAAAATCTTTGGTTCCCTTAATTCCCAATTTATTATTAGCATAACTGAAACTAAAGTTACCTTTATATTTATATCGTTTATTATAATTAATTGAAGGTTTGATAGCCCAACTTCCGCGAGAATATATATCTCCAACTAACTTTAAGTCGATACGATCATTAATATACCAATAATATCCGCCGTTTTCCAGAAAAAATCCTCTATCGGCCGAATTACCGTATCCGGGAACAACAATACCTGATGTTCCTCCTTCAATAATCGGAAATATAGCAAAAGGTAAGCCCAAAGGAGTAGGAATACCTTCGATTTCAAGATAAGTTAAGCCCGAAACAATTTTATCGTCCGGAATTACTTTTCCTTTGTTAAACTTAAATTGAAAATGAGGATGTTCCTGATCGCAAGTTGTATATCCTCCGTGTCTGATCAACGTAATATCATCTTCAAGCAGTTTTACCTGCTCACCATGTAGAAAACCGTCTCCTTGTTGAGTTATAATATTTGTTACATATCCTTTTCCCGTATCAAAATTATATTTAATAGTTTCGGCAATAAACTCTTGGTCGCCATCCTTGAACTTCGGTTTTTGAACTAATTTTCCTTCATCATCATAATATCCGCGAGTAAAGAGAGTCATTTCATTCATATCAATTTCAGCATAACCGGATTCGATATGCAGATTTCCGTAGTCAATAACAAAATTATTATAATAATAAATCTTTTTGTTTATTAAATCGTTTACCATGGAATCTGAAGATTGATTCTTAATAATGTTTTCTAAAAACGATTTTTTCTTGTTCTGTTTAATAATTTTATTTACATCGTCTTGAGCATTTGATAAAAATGAGGAATCTGGAATACTAAAAGCAGAGTTGGGATACGTTATTAATGTGTCTATTTTATTGTTATTTACATCAAAAATAGAGTCTAATAAATATTCTAAATCGTTAAAAGTTGAATCGGGATATAAAGATTTGTAATAAGAAATAGTATCAGGATGATATAATTTATATAAAGTTGAATCAATGTTTTGTGAGAGTATATGTTTAGAATTCAACGATATAAAAGATATCAACAAGTACAGGCTAATAAAAATAAAATTATATTTCAAATTTTTAATCAAAATTCAATTACTTTTAGACCTGAATTTTTTAATCAAAAAACCAAGTAGTTTTAACAGACAAAGGTACAAAATTTAGTTATGAAATCAACAAGCGAGGTAGATTTTCAGAGAATTAAGTTTTATTGTCTTTGATTGCATATGACAAACAAATATGTATAAACAAATTAATTTATTTTGATATGAAACGAGTTTTTTTGTCTTTTAGTCTTTTCTTTTTTATGTTTTTAATTGTAAAAACTGTTAATGCACAAACAAAAAGTGCTAAAGGTTTTTACATTAACACAGTAGTAATTGATGCTGGGCACGGCGGCAAAGATCCGGGAGCCGTAGCCGGAAAAGTTCAGGAGAAAGATATTACTCTCGCAATTGCAAAAAAACTCGGAAGCAAAATAAATAAAGCATTTCCTGACGTTAAAGTTATTTACACAAGAGATACTGATGTTTTTATTGAATTACACAGAAGAGCTTCAATAGCAAATAAAAATCATGCCGATCTTTTTATTTCAATTCACTGTAATGCGGCTAAAAATACAGATGCTTCAGGAACCGAAACATGGGTAATGGGTTTGCAGAAATCCAAAGATAATCTTGAGATTGTTAAGTTGGAAAATGAAGCTATTTTATTTGAGGAGGATTATGAAGAACATTATGAGGGATATGATCCGAATTTACCGGAGAATAATATTATTTTTTCTTTATACCAAAACGTACATCTTGACCAAAGTTTGAATTTATCTTCAAAGATTCAGAATTATTTTGTCACAAATAATCGAAAGAACAGAGGAGTAAAACAAGGTCCTTTCTTGGTTTTATATAAAGTTGCCATGCCAAGTATTCTTACTGAAATCGGATTTATTAGTAATGCTTCCGACAGAGCATATATAAACAGTGCGAAAGGACAGGAAGAAATCAGTGAATGTCTTTTTCAATCATTTTCAGAATATAAAAAAGATGTAGAAAATTCTAATAATAGAGTAAAACCGGCTACTACACAAACTGTTGAAGAAAAGGTCGAAACAACTCCAATTATTGAAAAGAATAATACAGAGACTGCCAAGCCGAATAAAAAAGATGAAAGTAAAAAAACCGATAACAAATCTTCCGCTAACAATAAAACTGTTTATAAAGTTCAATTCTTAACAAGCGCTTCAAAGATAAACACAAAAGCTTCGGAATATTTTAAACTGAAAAATATTCAATATTATGAACATGACGGGAAATATAAATACACGGCGGGTTTATTTGAAACAGAAGAAGAGGCGAGAGCATATAAGCAG
The DNA window shown above is from Bacteroidales bacterium and carries:
- a CDS encoding N-acetylmuramoyl-L-alanine amidase: MKRVFLSFSLFFFMFLIVKTVNAQTKSAKGFYINTVVIDAGHGGKDPGAVAGKVQEKDITLAIAKKLGSKINKAFPDVKVIYTRDTDVFIELHRRASIANKNHADLFISIHCNAAKNTDASGTETWVMGLQKSKDNLEIVKLENEAILFEEDYEEHYEGYDPNLPENNIIFSLYQNVHLDQSLNLSSKIQNYFVTNNRKNRGVKQGPFLVLYKVAMPSILTEIGFISNASDRAYINSAKGQEEISECLFQSFSEYKKDVENSNNRVKPATTQTVEEKVETTPIIEKNNTETAKPNKKDESKKTDNKSSANNKTVYKVQFLTSASKINTKASEYFKLKNIQYYEHDGKYKYTAGLFETEEEARAYKQEIAKYGFKDAFVVTFKEGKRIK
- a CDS encoding LPS-assembly protein LptD, whose product is MNSKHILSQNIDSTLYKLYHPDTISYYKSLYPDSTFNDLEYLLDSIFDVNNNKIDTLITYPNSAFSIPDSSFLSNAQDDVNKIIKQNKKKSFLENIIKNQSSDSMVNDLINKKIYYYNNFVIDYGNLHIESGYAEIDMNEMTLFTRGYYDDEGKLVQKPKFKDGDQEFIAETIKYNFDTGKGYVTNIITQQGDGFLHGEQVKLLEDDITLIRHGGYTTCDQEHPHFQFKFNKGKVIPDDKIVSGLTYLEIEGIPTPLGLPFAIFPIIEGGTSGIVVPGYGNSADRGFFLENGGYYWYINDRIDLKLVGDIYSRGSWAIKPSINYNKRYKYKGNFSFSYANNKLGIKGTKDFTSRNDFKITWKHNQDAKARPNNNFSADVNFFTSSYNKYNPATTTDYLSSTFKSSIAYQTSFLKNKVNLAINLGHSQNTKTRSMTFTLPEFSLSVAKLYPFKRKVQVGNTRWYEKISFNYSMAGKNEITSIDTLLLTEPILDKMKNGIKHTLNASFNTNILKVLNFSVSANYNERWYSKYANAYYQQDTVYVDGEAIPPQLIVEELYKFKAARDFNFSTSIGTTLYGMVQFKKGFLRAVRHVFTPSISFTYTPDFGTPFWGNYDYYEDKNGDSVKYSIYNVSSFSSLYGSPSDGTSGRINFALGNNLEIKVRSKNDTITGTKKIKLIENLTISTYYDFAKDSLRLAPLTISGRTSIIKGLNISYSTQLSPYKVNEDGVTINEFIWKTEKRLFAPPSQSWNLGFSYTLNQNTFKKKNNNSIQQQNDSPPEIDPIFYNSFEYIDWDNPWSISLNYNFRYEIRNIMVNGEYEKQTTLVNAISCTGNVNITPKWKISYNLTYDLKALELTYAKLSIYRDLHCWEMSFNWIPFGGQKSWSFTINVKSSMLNSLKYEMKSEDYRNY